A region of Ferruginibacter albus DNA encodes the following proteins:
- a CDS encoding NAD(P) transhydrogenase subunit alpha has translation MESILNFISENQQIIYIVILMIFVGIEVIGRVPSVLHTPLMSGANAIHGVVIIGAIIVMGQAPTDNYLALILGFLAVVLGTLNVVGGFVVTDRMLEMFKKKK, from the coding sequence ATGGAAAGCATTTTAAATTTTATATCAGAAAATCAACAGATCATCTACATCGTAATACTGATGATATTTGTTGGTATTGAAGTGATCGGTCGTGTACCAAGCGTGCTGCATACACCATTGATGAGTGGCGCCAACGCTATTCACGGAGTAGTAATTATCGGGGCTATCATTGTAATGGGACAAGCACCTACTGATAATTACCTGGCATTGATCTTAGGATTTTTGGCGGTAGTATTGGGAACATTAAACGTGGTAGGTGGCTTTGTTGTTACCGACAGAATGCTGGAAATGTTTAAGAAGAAAAAATAA